The genomic region CTTACAGACCCACCAGGGGTATGCGCGTCGCTCGCGCCTCGCGGGAGGCCAAAATCCCTTGCGGCATAACTCCAGCCATTTGTGAGACACATCACTAGAAGAGTTTTCCCTTTTGTTCGGCGATCGCGTCGAGGATGAACTGGATCGCCACCGCGGCCAGCAGCAGACCCATGATCCGAGTGACGATGCGCATCGCGATGGGGCTGATCCACGTCGCCCCGTGCGCGGACAGGCGCAGCACGAAGTAGCTGACCGCGCACACCGCGCCGATACAAGCCAGCAACGCCACTTCCTGCGCCCATCCCTTCGCGCGGTCCTCCAGGAGGATGGCGGTTGAAATAGCGCCCGGTCCCGCCAACAACGGCACTGCCAGCGGGGTGATCGCGATGTCCTCTTTCGCGGCGGCAGCGTCCGTTTCCTCGTTCGTCTGTTGAACGCGTGACCGCTGCGCGCGGAGCATGTCCAGCGCGATCAAGAGCAGCACGATGCTTCCGGCAATCTTGAACGCGGGCAAAGTAATCCCCATCAGATGGAACAGCTTCTTCCCGATGAGGGTGAAG from Verrucomicrobiota bacterium harbors:
- a CDS encoding MarC family protein; the encoded protein is MSLTEYILFAAGSLFMIIDPISLIPVFVSITPDDTPKQREKMARLACLVAAGVLIGFTLIGKKLFHLMGITLPAFKIAGSIVLLLIALDMLRAQRSRVQQTNEETDAAAAKEDIAITPLAVPLLAGPGAISTAILLEDRAKGWAQEVALLACIGAVCAVSYFVLRLSAHGATWISPIAMRIVTRIMGLLLAAVAIQFILDAIAEQKGKLF